Proteins co-encoded in one Medicago truncatula cultivar Jemalong A17 chromosome 8, MtrunA17r5.0-ANR, whole genome shotgun sequence genomic window:
- the LOC11409614 gene encoding NADPH:adrenodoxin oxidoreductase, mitochondrial isoform X1 codes for MLKRRIFQSRRWLCRSFSSIIHSEPVRVCVVGSGPAGCYTAEKMLKASQQAQVDIIDRLPTPFGLVRSGVAPDHPETKIVVNQFSRVAQHERCSFFGNVTLGSNVSLAELRKLYHVVVLAYGAESDRSLGIPGENLKGILSAREFVWWYNGHPDGRNLDPDLKSIDTAVILGQGNVALDVARILLRPTTELATTDIASHALSTLEESSIRVVYLVGRRGPAQAACTAKELREVLGIKNLDVSIQESDLHLTPTDEEELKSNRIHRRIFELLSKAATSRPIHAGLNQRQLRFVFFRKPDSFQESKDSTGHVSGVLFEKTVLKGVGPGKQIAVGTGEFEDLKCGMVLKSIGYKSVPVDGLPFDHKKGIVPNDKGRVLSDTSDTAVLEEGLYVCGWLKRGPTGIVATNLYCAEETVSSILEDLEKGGLISSTAAPKPGRDGLLNLLHDRNVRTVSFNDWEKIDSEEKRLGSLRNKPREKLATWNELLTATSEGTDHST; via the exons ATGCTAAAAAGGAGAATTTTCCAATCAAGAAGGTGGCTTTGTAGAAGCTTCTCGAGCATTATTCATTCAGAGCCTGTGCGAGTGTGTGTTGTTGGAAGTGGACCTGCCGGTTGCTACACTGCCGAAAAG ATGTTGAAGGCAAGTCAACAAGCACAAGTTGATATCATTGATAGGTTGCCTACGCCATTCGGGTTGGTTCGCTCCGGTGTTGCACCCGATCACCCTGAAACTAAG ATTGTCGTCAACCAATTTTCAAGGGTGGCGCAACATGAACGATGCTCATTTTTTGGAAATGTGACGCTTGGATCAAACGTATCTCTTGCTGAATTGCGCAAGCTGTATCATGTG GTTGTCCTTGCATATGGTGCTGAAAGTGACAGAAGTCTTGGAATTCCTGGAGAA AACTTAAAAGGAATACTATCAGCCAGAGAATTTGTTTGGTGGTATAATGGGCACCCAGATGGACGAAATCTTGATCCAGACCTGAAGAGCATTGATACAGCTGTAATTCTTGGTCAG gggaATGTTGCTTTAGATGTTGCGCGAATTCTTTTGCGACCTACTACAGAGTTGGCAACAACTGATATTGCCAGTCATGCTTTGTCTACATTAGAAGAGAGCTCTATCAG GGTAGTTTATTTGGTTGGAAGACGTGGTCCAGCCCAAGCTGCTTGCACCGCAAAAGAGCTACGTGAAGTTCTAG GTATTAAGAATCTTGATGTTTCCATACAGGAATCTGATCTACATCTAACTCCAACTGATGAG GAAGAGCTTAAGAGCAACCGAATACACAGAAGAATTTTTGAGTTGCTATCCAAGGCAGCTACCTCAAGACCGATACATGCTGGTTTAAACCAGCGTCAACTTCGTTTTGTCTTCTTCCGTAAGCCAGATAGTTTTCAAGAATCAAAAGACAGTACTGGCCACGTATCTGGCGTGCTCTTTGAGAAGACAGTTCTTAAAG gtGTTGGCCCTGGAAAACAAATTGCCGTTGGTACTGGAGAATTTGAAGATTTAAAATGCGG GATGGTTCTTAAGAGCATTGGTTACAAATCAGTACCGGTAGATGGCCTGCCTTTTGATCATAAGAAAG GTATAGTTCCAAATGATAAAGGTCGAGTGTTGAGTGACACTTCAGATACTGCAGTTCTTGAAGAGGGCTTGTATGTATGTGGTTGGCTGAAGAGAGGACCAACTGGAATTGTTGCGACAAACCTATATTGTGCTGAAGAAACT GTTTCGAGCATATTAGAAGACCTTGAGAAAGGTGGTTTGATTTCATCAACGGCTGCACCAAAACCAGGCAGGGACGGTCTCCTCAATCTTTTGCATGATAGAAACGTTAGGACAGTTTCATTCAATGATTGGGAAAAAATAGACTCTGAAGAAAAGAGGCTTGGTAGTTTAAGGAACAAGCCTAGGGAAAAACTAGCCACCTGGAATGAACTACTGACAGCTACCTCAGAAGGAACTGATCATTCCACGTGA
- the LOC11409614 gene encoding NADPH:adrenodoxin oxidoreductase, mitochondrial isoform X2 translates to MLKRRIFQSRRWLCRSFSSIIHSEPVRVCVVGSGPAGCYTAEKMLKASQQAQVDIIDRLPTPFGLVRSGVAPDHPETKIVVNQFSRVAQHERCSFFGNVTLGSNVSLAELRKLYHVVVLAYGAESDRSLGIPGENLKGILSAREFVWWYNGHPDGRNLDPDLKSIDTAVILGQGNVALDVARILLRPTTELATTDIASHALSTLEESSIRVVYLVGRRGPAQAACTAKELREVLGIKNLDVSIQESDLHLTPTDEEELKSNRIHRRIFELLSKAATSRPIHAGLNQRQLRFVFFRKPDSFQESKDSTGHVSGVLFEKTVLKGVGPGKQIAVGTGEFEDLKCGMVLKSIGYKSVPVDGLPFDHKKGFEHIRRP, encoded by the exons ATGCTAAAAAGGAGAATTTTCCAATCAAGAAGGTGGCTTTGTAGAAGCTTCTCGAGCATTATTCATTCAGAGCCTGTGCGAGTGTGTGTTGTTGGAAGTGGACCTGCCGGTTGCTACACTGCCGAAAAG ATGTTGAAGGCAAGTCAACAAGCACAAGTTGATATCATTGATAGGTTGCCTACGCCATTCGGGTTGGTTCGCTCCGGTGTTGCACCCGATCACCCTGAAACTAAG ATTGTCGTCAACCAATTTTCAAGGGTGGCGCAACATGAACGATGCTCATTTTTTGGAAATGTGACGCTTGGATCAAACGTATCTCTTGCTGAATTGCGCAAGCTGTATCATGTG GTTGTCCTTGCATATGGTGCTGAAAGTGACAGAAGTCTTGGAATTCCTGGAGAA AACTTAAAAGGAATACTATCAGCCAGAGAATTTGTTTGGTGGTATAATGGGCACCCAGATGGACGAAATCTTGATCCAGACCTGAAGAGCATTGATACAGCTGTAATTCTTGGTCAG gggaATGTTGCTTTAGATGTTGCGCGAATTCTTTTGCGACCTACTACAGAGTTGGCAACAACTGATATTGCCAGTCATGCTTTGTCTACATTAGAAGAGAGCTCTATCAG GGTAGTTTATTTGGTTGGAAGACGTGGTCCAGCCCAAGCTGCTTGCACCGCAAAAGAGCTACGTGAAGTTCTAG GTATTAAGAATCTTGATGTTTCCATACAGGAATCTGATCTACATCTAACTCCAACTGATGAG GAAGAGCTTAAGAGCAACCGAATACACAGAAGAATTTTTGAGTTGCTATCCAAGGCAGCTACCTCAAGACCGATACATGCTGGTTTAAACCAGCGTCAACTTCGTTTTGTCTTCTTCCGTAAGCCAGATAGTTTTCAAGAATCAAAAGACAGTACTGGCCACGTATCTGGCGTGCTCTTTGAGAAGACAGTTCTTAAAG gtGTTGGCCCTGGAAAACAAATTGCCGTTGGTACTGGAGAATTTGAAGATTTAAAATGCGG GATGGTTCTTAAGAGCATTGGTTACAAATCAGTACCGGTAGATGGCCTGCCTTTTGATCATAAGAAAG GTTTCGAGCATATTAGAAGACCTTGA